One genomic segment of bacterium includes these proteins:
- a CDS encoding thymidine kinase → MRDIPPHQLPKDIGWIEVITGCMFSGKTEELIRRLRRAQIAKQNVKIFKPKIDSRYSEKSIVSHNEQSLPSILIEDVIEILSYADDAQVIGIDEAQFFNEGIVHICNLLASKGKRVIVAGLDQDYTGKPFEPIPQLLAVAEYITKEHAICVICGNPADKTQRKIAESERVIVGAADIYEARCRKCHYIPKEE, encoded by the coding sequence ATGAGAGACATTCCACCACATCAACTTCCGAAAGACATCGGCTGGATAGAAGTGATCACAGGATGTATGTTCAGCGGTAAAACTGAAGAGCTGATCCGCCGACTGAGAAGAGCCCAAATCGCAAAACAAAATGTGAAAATCTTTAAACCAAAAATAGATTCCAGGTACTCAGAAAAATCGATTGTATCTCATAATGAACAATCACTTCCTTCAATTTTAATCGAAGATGTTATTGAAATACTTTCCTATGCTGATGATGCCCAGGTTATTGGAATTGATGAAGCTCAGTTTTTTAATGAGGGAATTGTTCATATTTGCAATTTGCTTGCTTCGAAAGGAAAACGGGTAATTGTAGCAGGACTCGATCAGGATTACACAGGAAAACCATTTGAACCTATACCTCAACTTCTGGCAGTTGCTGAGTATATAACAAAGGAGCATGCAATCTGTGTTATATGCGGAAATCCCGCCGATAAAACACAAAGGAAAATTGCTGAATCAGAAAGAGTAATTGTCGGAGCCGCCGATATTTATGAAGCGCGCTGCCGCAAGTGTCACTATATCCCAAAAGAAGAGTAG
- the cdd gene encoding cytidine deaminase has protein sequence MDYKQLAELAIKAKQNALPVYSNFYVGAAVLTNDDRSYTGCNVESSSYSLTICAERNAIFKAISEGEREFKAIAVAGDTEDFISPCGACRQVISDLCGEIEIVLVNANGEYIVKKTSELLPFAFGDKDLE, from the coding sequence ATGGATTACAAACAATTAGCTGAATTGGCTATCAAAGCCAAGCAGAATGCTCTGCCGGTTTACTCAAATTTTTATGTCGGCGCAGCTGTATTAACAAATGATGATAGATCATACACCGGATGCAATGTTGAGTCAAGTTCATACAGCTTAACTATTTGTGCCGAACGCAATGCAATTTTTAAAGCAATCTCTGAAGGTGAACGCGAATTTAAAGCAATCGCCGTAGCCGGTGATACGGAAGATTTTATTTCACCGTGCGGCGCCTGCAGACAGGTAATCAGCGATCTATGCGGGGAAATTGAAATTGTCCTCGTAAATGCAAACGGTGAGTACATCGTAAAGAAAACCTCTGAACTGCTTCCCTTTGCATTCGGGGATAAGGATCTTGAATAA